In a single window of the Rhinolophus ferrumequinum isolate MPI-CBG mRhiFer1 chromosome 21, mRhiFer1_v1.p, whole genome shotgun sequence genome:
- the LOC117012892 gene encoding LOW QUALITY PROTEIN: protein SLFN14-like (The sequence of the model RefSeq protein was modified relative to this genomic sequence to represent the inferred CDS: inserted 1 base in 1 codon), which translates to MESLKTNMEMLYPEKIVEVGRVTFGEENRKKMANKYLKRTENSTIIQATCALLNSGGGVIKAEIDDKNYSYRCHGLGHDLETSFQKLLPSGSQKYLDYMQQGHNLLIFVKSWSPNVSSFPLRICSLHSNLYQRDVTSAINLSASSALELLREKQSRAQRGRTRVKELHPQRVLERNIQEEEDMKTSASEFFKRDKLMYKEKLSFTESTHVEFKRFTTKKVIPRIKEMLPHYVSAFANTRGGYLIIGVDDESKEVFGCMREKVNPDLLKTEIENCIEKLPRFHFCCEKPKVTFTTRILDVYQKDALYGYVCVIHVEPFCCVVFTEAPDSWIMRDNSVTRLTAEHWVALMLDIQPAPSSLATDYSLPLISPASSVXKKPSYPIKVLEFKAALQQRLFPVLQEEIQFKPESLCKKLFSDHKGLEELMKSQIRPCSQGIVIFSRSWASDVGLRKEQDVLCDALLIAVNSPLVLYTILIQPSEREGLAYARSTAYQLKQKLGTVGGYTGKVCVIPKLMHLPSTRCEPCEIPVYYPQSYQLANKEEMEDLLQALIVVSLCSRSLLSHQLGCEFFNLLIAEQCELLSKNLRETRELFIHCFPGTRKTAIAIKIMEKIKDFFHCKPKEILYVCESDSLKDYVLQQSTCQAVTRKTFMQGKFLKIKHIVVDETEKFCSQYGDWYTKAKSITHPKVRAAGSENLPRGVLWLFLDPFQVHHADGNGLPPPSAQFPRKTITNGIHCSLEIAMVIKQEMKRIKENRPSNMCPDTLALFREDAYREVMCAQALPGVCETETNLTTEQMANHVAERCHNLFQYGYLPKDIAILCRSGEDRGRYERALLKAMELTETHGVTGVVFSRASGVLGSDIILDSVQQFSGLERNIVFGLSPECTLSEDTHKLCFASRAIKHLYLLYEKRAAF; encoded by the exons ATGGAGAGTCTCAAGACCAATATGGAAATGCTCTATCCTGAGAAAATCGTAGAAGTGGGCAGAGTGACTTTTGGAGAAGAGAACAGGAAGAAGATGGCCAATAAGTACTTGAAAAGAACTGAGAATTCTACAATCATCCAAGCTACATGTGCACTGTTAAATTCTGGAGGGGGTGTGATCAAAGCGGAGATTGATGATAAAAACTACAGTTACCGATGCCATGGGCTGGGACACGATCTGGAAACTTCTTTTCAAAAGCTCCTTCCTTCAGGTTCACAGAAATACCTTGACTACATGCAGCAGGGACACAACCTCCTGATTTTTGTGAAGTCATGGAGCCCAAATGTTTCCAGCTTCCCCCTAAGGATCTGCAGCTTGCACTCTAATTTATATCAGAGAGATGTGACTTCCGCTATCAACCTGAGTGCCAGCAGCGCTCTGGAGCTTCTCAGAGAAAAGCAGTCTAGAGCCCAAAGAGGAAGAACAAGGGTGAAGGAGCTACATCCTCAGAGAGTGCTTGAAAGAAACATTCAGGAAGAAGAAGATATGAAGACGTCTGCCTCAGAATTCTTTAAAAGGGACAAACTCATGTATAAAGAGAAACTCAGCTTTACTGAGTCAACACATGTTGAGTTTAAAAGGTTCACCACCAAAAAGGTTATCCCTCGGATTAAAGAAATGCTGCCTCATTATGTTTCTGCATTTGCCAACACCCGTGGGGGATACCTAATTATTGGGGTGGATGATGAGAGCAAAGAAGTGTTTGGATGTATGAGAGAAAAAGTGAACCCTGacttattaaaaacagaaatagaaaactgcATAGAAAAATTGCCCAGATTCCATTTCTGCTGTGAGAAGCCAAAGGTGACTTTCACCACCAGAATCTTGGATGTATACCAAAAAGATGCCCTGTATGGTTATGTCTGTGTGATTCACGTGGAGCCCTTCTGCTGTGTAGTATTCACAGAGGCCCCGGATTCCTGGATCATGAGGGACAATTCTGTCACAAGGCTCACCGCCGAGCACTGGGTAGCCCTGATGCTGGATATTCAGCCAG CTCCTTCCAGCTTGGCCACAGACTACAGCCTTCCCCTGATTTCACCAGCTTCATCTG CCAAGAAGCCATCATATCCCATAAAAGTCCTGGAATTTAAGGCGGCTCTACAACAACGTTTGTTTCCAG TGCTACAGGAAGAGATACAATTTAAACCAGAATCCCTCTGTAAGAAGCTATTCTCAGATCACAAAGGACTGGAGGAATTAATGAAGTCGCAGATACGTCCTTGTTCTCAAGGGATTGTGATATTTTCTAGAAGCTGGGCGAGTGATGTTGGCTTACGGAAAGAGCAGGATGTCCTGTGTGACGCACTCCTAATAGCAGTGAACAGCCCCCTGGTACTCTATACAATCTTAATACAGCCCAGTGAGAGGGAAGGGCTTGCGTATGCCCGAAGTACTGCTTATCAGTTAAAGCAGAAACTGGGAACTGTTGGTGGCTACACAGGAAAAGTGTGTGTCATCCCAAAGCTGATGCACCTGCCCAGCACACGGTGCGAACCCTGTGAAATCCCTGTGTACTACCCCCAGTCCTACCAGCTTGCTAACAAGGAGGAAATGGAAGACTTGCTGCAGGCCCTTATCGTGGTCTCGCTGTGCTCTAGATCTCTTCTGAGTCACCAGCTGGGCTGTGAATTTTTCAACTTGCTCATCGCAGAGCAGTGCGAGTTGCTTTCAAAGAACCTTCGGGAGACACGAGAATTGTTCATCCACTGCTTTCCGGGAACCAGAAAGACAGCCATAGCCATAAAGATCATGGAGAAAATTAAGGACTTTTTCCACTGCAAACCAAAAGAGATTCTCTATGTGTGTGAAAGTGACTCCTTAAAGGATTACGTGCT CCAACAAAGCACCTGCCAGGCTGTGACCCGGAAAACGTTCATGCAAGGGAAGTTCCTAAAGATTAAACACATAGTGGTGGATGAGACTGAGAAGTTCTGCAGTCAATATGGTGACTGGTACACAAAGGCTAAGAGCATCACCCATCCAAAGGTGAGGGCGGCTGGAAGTGAAAACCTTCCCCGTGGGGTCCTCTGGCTTTTTCTGGACCCTTTCCAAGTCCATCATGCAGATGGCAATGGCCTTCCCCCTCCATCGGCTCAGTTTCCTCGTAAAACAATCACCAATGGGATCCACTGTTCTCTGGAAATAGCAATGGTCataaaacaagaaatgaagaGAATCAAAGAAAATCGTCCCTCCAACATGTGTCCAGACACACTGGCATTGTTCAGGGAAGATGCCTACAGGGAAGTAATGTGTGCTCAGGCTCTGCCCGGGGTGTGTGAGACAGAGACTAACCTGACAACAGAACAAATGGCCAACCACGTGGCAGAAAGATGTCACAACCTGTTCCAATATGGCTATCTGCCCAAAGATATAGCAATTCTGTGCAGGAGTGGGGAGGACAGAGGACGCTATGAGCGTGCCCTGCTAAAAGCCATGGAATTAACTGAGACCCACGGAGTGACAGGAGTTGTGTTCAGCCGGGCCTCTGGTGTGTTGGGCAGTGACATCATTTTAGACAGCGTTCAGCAGTTCTCAGGCCTGGAGAGGAATATCGTGTTCGGGCTGAGTCCAGAATGCACCCTGTCAGAGGACACTCATAAGCTCTGTTTTGCTTCAAGAGCCATTAAACACCTCTATCTGCTTTATGAAAAGAGGGCagctttctga
- the PEX12 gene encoding peroxisome assembly protein 12, whose protein sequence is MAEHGAHITTASGLDDQPSIFEVVAQDSLMTAVRPALQHVVKVLAESNPALYGFFWRWFDEIFTLLDLLLQQHYLSKTSASFSENFYGLKRIVMGDRHKLQRLASAGLPKKQLWKSIMFLVLLPYLKVKLEKLVSSLREEDEYSIHPPSSRWKQFYRAFLAAYPFINMAWEGWFLVQQLRYILGKAQHHSPLLSLAGVRLGRLTVQDIQALEHKPTEANMMQQPAKSVSEKIKSTLKKAVGGVALSLSTGLSVGVFFLQFLEWWYSSENQETIKSLTALPTPPPPVHLDYNSDSPLLPKMKTVCPLCRKTRMNDTVLATSGYVFCYRCVFNYVRSHQACPITGYPTEVQHLIKLYSAEN, encoded by the exons ATGGCTGAGCACGGGGCTCACATCACAACCGCTTCTGGGCTGGATGACCAGCCATCCATCTTTGAGGTGGTAGCACAGGACAGTTTAATGACAGCAGTGAGACCTGCTCTTCAACATGTGGTCAAG GTTCTTGCAGAATCAAATCCTGCCCTCTATGGCTTCTTTTGGAGGTGGTTTGATGAAATCTTTACCCTGCTAGATCTTCTGCTCCAGCAGCATTATCTGTCTAAAACCAGTGCCTcattttctgaaaacttttatgGCTTAAAGCGGATTGTAATGGGGGACAGACACAAGCTTCAGAGACTGGCCAGTGCTGGTCTCCCAAAGAAGCAGCTTTGGAAGTCAATTATGTTCCTGGTTCTTCTTCCCTATCTGAAAGTGAAGCTGGAGAAGTTGGTTTCTAGCCTGAGAGAAGAGGATGAATATTCTATCCATCCCCCTTCTTCCCGCTGGAAACAATTTTACAGAGCGTTCCTGGCTGCCTACCCATTTATTAACATGGCCTGGGAAGGCTGGTTTCTTGTACAACAACTTCGATACATCCTAGGAAAGGCTCAGCATCACTCACCACTTTTAAGTCTGGCTGGAGTTCGGCTAGGTCGGCTTACAGTTCAGGACATACAAGCGCTGGAGCACAAACCAACTGAAGCCAACATGATGCAGCAACCAGCCAAGAG TGTGAGTGAGAAGATAAAGTCAACTCTGAAAAAAGCTGTGGGAGGTGTTGCCTTATCCCTCTCTACTGGCCTTTCTGTGGGTGTATTCTTCCTGCAGTTCCTTGAGTGGTGGTACTCATCTGAAAATCAAGAAACCATCAAATCATTGACTGCCCTGCCTACCCCACCACCACCTGTACACCTAGACTACAATTCTGATTCTCCTCTGTTACCCAAAATGAAGACTGTGTGCCCGCTGTGCCGTAAAACCAGAATGAATGATACTGTTCTTGCCACCTCTGGCTATGTGTTTTGTTATCGCTGTGTGTTTAATTATGTGAGGAGTCACCAAGCTTGTCCCATCACAGGTTATCCAACAGAAGTGCAGCATCTAATTAAACTGTACTCCGCTGAGAACTGA